The Camelina sativa cultivar DH55 chromosome 14, Cs, whole genome shotgun sequence genome includes a window with the following:
- the LOC104740189 gene encoding uncharacterized protein LOC104740189, whose protein sequence is MVVANDLSSKIIPRVLIVSRRTLRKNKYVDFVGEYHLDLIVSSGAVPVIVPRVNGIHSMLHSFEPIHGVLLCEGEDVDPSLYADAESSSGLSPEEMDEIRKVHAEDMTIDREKDSIELTLARLCLERNIPFLGICRGSQILNVAAGGTLYQDIDKEVMTTSRTKHIDYDNYDGHRHEARIVEETPLHKWFEEMDIMVNSYHHQGVKRLGQRFVPMAYAPDGLIEGFYDPDRYDPEEGQFLMGLQFHPERMRLSGSDEFDYPGCALVYQEFVKAVTAFQKKQVNVGEMEMKRKTKTLVKSFSQTEFLEANTVLSKQQENRLKQMGATVRNSCVYMKRMKRKEEQERAMDKLSAERLSDLVSFHHMMARLCSDAIKRKLLEPTDRTIEFSSFLNY, encoded by the exons ATGGTGGTCGCTAATGATCTCTCGTCCAAGATTATCCCCAGAGTTCTCATCGTCTCTCGTCGGACTCTCCGCAAGAACAAGTACGTGGACTTCGTAGGAGAATACCATCTCGATCTCATTGTTTCCTCCGGTGCCGTCCCTGTCATCGTACCACGTGTCAATGGGATCCATTCTATGCTCCACAGCTTCGAGCCAATCCATGGCGTCCTCCTCTGCGAAGGAGAAGACGTCGACCCTTCTCTCTACGCCGACGCAGAATCTTCGTCAGGTCTCTCTCCGGAGGAGATGGATGAGATCAGAAAGGTGCATGCAGAGGACATGACCATCGATCGAGAGAAAGACAGCATCGAGCTGACTCTGGCCAGACTCTGTCTCGAGAGAAACATTCCTTTCTTAGGCATTTGTCGTGGCTCTCAGATTCTCAACGTTGCCGCAGGCGGAACTCTTTACCAAGACATAGACAAGGAAGTTATGACCACGAGTAGGACGAAGCATATAGATTACGACAACTACGATGGACATAGGCACGAGGCTAGAATCGTGGAGGAGACGCCGTTGCATAAGTGGTTCGAAGAGATGGATATAATGGTGAACTCGTATCATCATCAGGGTGTGAAGAGACTGGGGCAGCGTTTTGTGCCGATGGCTTACGCTCCTGATGGTTTGATTGAAGGGTTTTATGATCCTGATCGATATGATCCAGAGGAAGGTCAGTTCTTGATGGGTCTGCAGTTTCATCCTGAGAGGATGAGGCTTTCAGGCTCTGATGAGTTTGATTATCCGGGATGCGCTTTAGTTTATCAGGAGTTTGTGAAAGCTGTGACAGCATTTCAGAAGAAACAAGTAAACGTAGGAGAGATGGAGATGAAGAGGAAAACCAAGACGCTCGTCAAAAGCTTCTCTCAAACTGAGTTTCTAGAG GCAAATACGGTTCTAAGCAAGCAACAAGAGAATAGGTTGAAGCAGATGGGAGCCACGGTGAGGAACTCGTGTGTGTATATGAAAAGGATGAAGAGGAAAGAGGAGCAAGAGAGAGCAATGGACAAGTTGTCTGCTGAGCGGCTGTCTGATCTGGTTTCCTTCCATCATATGATGGCTCGTCTTTGCTCTGATGCCATCAAGAGAAAGCTGCTAGAACCAACAGATAGGACCATTGAGTTTTCCTCTTTCCTCAACTATTAG
- the LOC104740192 gene encoding auxin-responsive protein IAA34-like isoform X2, giving the protein MDSDLQGFSPSFPKYHPYYPLTMECGGLIDLGLSLRTIQNETYLTSGHKHCSNEGDRRKWGYVKVTMDGFVVGRKVCVLDHGGYSTLAHQLEDMFGTQSVSGLKLFQMESEFSLVFRDEEGIWRNAGDVPWKEFVESVERLRITRRNDVILPF; this is encoded by the exons ATGGACTCAGACCTACAGGGTTTTTCCCCAAGTTTTCCCAAGTATCATCCATATTACCCTCTGACCATGGAGTGTGGAGGCCTAATCGATTTAGGTCTCAGCCTGAGAACCATACAAAATGAGACTTACCTCACATCTGGCCACA AACATTGTAGTAACGAAGGAGACAGACGGAAGTGGGGTTATGTAAAGGTCACTATGGATGGGTTTGTGGTAGGTCGCaaggtttgtgttcttgatcatgGAGGCTATTCAACTCTTGCTCATCAGCTCGAGGACATGTTCG GGACGCAGAGTGTGTCGGGACTGAAGTTGTTTCAGATGGAGTCTGAGTTCTCTTTGGTCTTCAGAGACGAAGAAGGTATCTGGAGGAATGCTGGCGATGTTCCATGGAA GGAGTTCGTAGAAAGCGTAGAGCGGCTGAGAATCACAAGAAGAAACGATGTTATACTTCCCTTTTGA
- the LOC104740190 gene encoding uncharacterized protein LOC104740190, translating into MLGAGFQLTQQLQRAQSDLSNGCGSIHSKERDTGSALHKPNVSEASSSNVERFLKSVTPSVPAHYFSKTTIKERRGSDVELQVPYFVLGDVWESFAEWSAYGIGVPLTLNNNNNKDRVFQYYVPSLSGIQVYADVDAFTSSLQPRRQGEESESDFRDSSSEGSSSESERGLCYSKEQISARMDQLSLRKEHNEDSSSDDGEPLSSQGRLMFEYLERDLPYIREPFADKMSDLASRFPELKTLRSCDLLPSSWFSVAWYPIYKIPTGPTVKDLDACFLTYHSLHTPLQGAGITTQSMCAVQPRENVEKMELPVFGLASYKLRGSVWTSLGGSGHQVANSLFQAADNWLRLRQVNHPDFIFFCRR; encoded by the exons ATGTTGGGAGCTGGATTTCAGTTGACTCAGCAGCTGCAGAGAGCTCAGAGCGACCTTTCCAATGGCTGCGGATCGATTCACTCCAAGGAACGCGATACCGGGTCTGCATTGCACAAACCCAATGTTTCCGAGGCGTCTTCAAGTAATGTCGAACGATTTCTGAAGTCGGTCACACCATCTGTGCCTGCCCACTATTTCTCTAAG ACAACaataaaggaaagaagaggTAGTGATGTTGAGTTGCAAGTTCCTTACTTTGTTCTTGGAGATGTTTGGGAATCGTTTGCTGAGTGGAGTGCTTATGGCATTGGAGTTCCTCTCACTttgaataacaacaacaacaaagatcgTGTCTTTCAATACTACGTGCCTTCCCTTTCCGGCATTCAAGTATATGCTGATGTTGATGCCTTCACTTCATCTCTTCAACCAAG GCGGCAAGGTGAGGAGAGCGAAAGTGATTTCAGGGATTCAAGCAGTGAAGGAAGCAGTAGTGAATCTGAAAGAGGACTCTGTTATTCAAAAGAACAGATCTCTGCTAGAATGGACCAACTCTCATTAAGAAAGGAGCATAACGAAGACTCTTCTAGTGATGATGGCGAGCCTTTAAGCTCTCAAGGTCGTTTGATGTTTGAGTATCTTGAACGTGATCTTCCGTACATCCGTGAACCCTTTGCCGACAAG ATGTCTGACCTTGCCTCCAGATTTCCCGAGCTGAAGACGCTGAGAAGCTGTGATTTATTACCTTCGAGCTGGTTTTCTGTGGCATG GTACCCAATTTACAAAATACCCACAGGACCGACGGTCAAGGATCTGGATGCTTGTTTCTTGACCTATCATTCCCTTCACACACCTTTACAAG GTGCAGGCATCACAACACAGTCCATGTGTGCGGTGCAGCCAAGAGAGAATGTTGAGAAGATGGAGCTTCCTGTCTTTGGTCTCGCCTCATACAAGTTGAGAGGTTCTGTATGGACAAGCTTGGGGGGCTCTGGTCACCAGGTCGCAAACTCCCTCTTCCAAGCCGCAGACAATTGGCTGAGGTTGCGTCAAGTCAACCATCctgatttcatcttcttctgccGACGGTGA
- the LOC104740192 gene encoding auxin-responsive protein IAA34-like isoform X1, which yields MISCVCVCVGDKKCCSYMGYKIWTCGVPPYPLHLVASDKQQKDHKLTLCFLKATMDSDLQGFSPSFPKYHPYYPLTMECGGLIDLGLSLRTIQNETYLTSGHKHCSNEGDRRKWGYVKVTMDGFVVGRKVCVLDHGGYSTLAHQLEDMFGTQSVSGLKLFQMESEFSLVFRDEEGIWRNAGDVPWKEFVESVERLRITRRNDVILPF from the exons ATGATttcatgtgtttgtgtttgtgttggtGACAAGAAATGTTGCAGCTATATGGGTTACAAAATCTGGACCTGCGGAGTGCCTCCCTATCCCTTGCACTTAGTGGCATcagacaaacaacaaaaagaccACAAACTGACCCTTTGCTTTTTG AAAGCAACAATGGACTCAGACCTACAGGGTTTTTCCCCAAGTTTTCCCAAGTATCATCCATATTACCCTCTGACCATGGAGTGTGGAGGCCTAATCGATTTAGGTCTCAGCCTGAGAACCATACAAAATGAGACTTACCTCACATCTGGCCACA AACATTGTAGTAACGAAGGAGACAGACGGAAGTGGGGTTATGTAAAGGTCACTATGGATGGGTTTGTGGTAGGTCGCaaggtttgtgttcttgatcatgGAGGCTATTCAACTCTTGCTCATCAGCTCGAGGACATGTTCG GGACGCAGAGTGTGTCGGGACTGAAGTTGTTTCAGATGGAGTCTGAGTTCTCTTTGGTCTTCAGAGACGAAGAAGGTATCTGGAGGAATGCTGGCGATGTTCCATGGAA GGAGTTCGTAGAAAGCGTAGAGCGGCTGAGAATCACAAGAAGAAACGATGTTATACTTCCCTTTTGA